The following proteins are co-located in the Candidatus Methylomirabilota bacterium genome:
- a CDS encoding amino acid ABC transporter substrate-binding protein → MKTFLWRIAGAVAVAACLAPAPAEAQAPIKVGASLSLTGTYAQPGSYQKEGYELCADHLNAKGGLLGRKVEFVFYDDQSMPATGVRLYEKLITEDKVDAVMGPYSSPITEAVANVSEKYQKVMVSPLAATTSIFKKGRKYIFMVISPAEAYLEGLVDMAAKRGLKTIAVVNEDTLFTKASAVGVAEIAKKKGMQVVFQEAYPKGNTDFSALLTKLKAANPDVIAASTYFDDAVAITRQMKELNVSAKMYGVTVGGDLPKFYDLLKQNAEYVYGSTQWEGTLPYPGQKEFVDSYQKKFGHEPVYHSAAGYAGCVIYAEGVRRAGSLDSDKVRDQLLKLETRTFFGDYKVDPDGFQTAHKMVMFQWQDGKKVTVWPDDLASGKPRFPTPGWGQR, encoded by the coding sequence ATGAAGACATTCCTGTGGAGAATCGCGGGCGCCGTCGCCGTCGCGGCGTGTCTCGCCCCGGCCCCCGCCGAGGCGCAGGCCCCGATCAAGGTCGGCGCCTCGCTCTCGCTCACCGGCACCTACGCCCAGCCCGGCTCGTACCAGAAGGAAGGGTACGAGCTGTGCGCGGACCATCTGAACGCCAAGGGCGGGTTGCTCGGGCGCAAGGTCGAGTTCGTGTTCTACGACGATCAGTCCATGCCGGCCACCGGTGTGCGCCTCTACGAGAAGCTCATCACGGAGGACAAGGTCGACGCGGTAATGGGGCCGTACTCCTCTCCGATCACGGAGGCCGTGGCCAACGTCAGCGAGAAGTACCAGAAGGTCATGGTCTCGCCCCTGGCCGCGACCACGTCCATCTTCAAGAAGGGGCGGAAGTACATCTTCATGGTCATCTCGCCCGCCGAGGCGTACCTGGAAGGGCTCGTCGACATGGCGGCAAAGCGCGGGCTCAAGACCATCGCCGTCGTGAACGAGGACACGCTCTTCACCAAGGCGTCCGCCGTGGGCGTCGCCGAGATCGCCAAGAAGAAGGGCATGCAGGTCGTGTTCCAGGAGGCGTACCCGAAGGGCAACACGGACTTCTCGGCGCTCCTGACCAAGCTCAAGGCGGCGAACCCCGACGTCATCGCGGCGTCCACCTACTTCGATGACGCGGTGGCCATCACCCGCCAGATGAAGGAGCTGAACGTCAGCGCGAAAATGTACGGCGTGACGGTGGGCGGCGACCTCCCGAAGTTCTACGACCTACTCAAGCAGAATGCCGAGTACGTGTACGGCTCCACGCAGTGGGAGGGGACGCTGCCCTACCCGGGTCAGAAGGAGTTTGTTGACTCCTACCAGAAGAAGTTCGGGCACGAGCCGGTCTACCACTCGGCCGCCGGGTACGCGGGCTGCGTCATCTACGCCGAAGGCGTCCGGCGCGCCGGCAGTCTGGACTCGGACAAAGTGCGCGACCAGCTGCTCAAGCTCGAGACGCGGACGTTCTTCGGCGACTACAAGGTGGACCCGGACGGCTTCCAGACCGCCCACAAGATGGTCATGTTCCAGTGGCAGGACGGCAAGAAAGTCACCGTGTGGCCGGACGACCTGGCCAGCGGCAAGCCGCGCTTCCCGACACCCGGCTGGGGCCAGCGGTAG